One Rosa chinensis cultivar Old Blush chromosome 5, RchiOBHm-V2, whole genome shotgun sequence genomic region harbors:
- the LOC112165473 gene encoding diacylglycerol kinase 5 isoform X3 has translation MVGNRGKLKDFYIPNYILVGGAVPKIKFAPACPVIVFVNTRSGGQLGGELVLTYRALLNEHQVFDLGQTAPDKVLHKLYVALETLKGRGDVLAADIQKRLRIIAAGGDGTAGWLLSVVSDLKLPNPPPIATMPLGTGNNVHFAFGWGKKNPGTDRQSVQYFLNQVKTAKEMKIDSWHIIMRMRTPKEGSCDPIAPLDLPHSLHAFHQVSKTDTLNLEGFQTFRGGFWNYFSMGMDAQISYDFHAQRKLHAEKFNNQLINQSTYFKLGCTQGWFFASLMHPSSRNIAHLTKIKIMKRQGHWEELHISPSIRSIVCLNLPSFSGGLDPWGKPNRKKLRYRDLTPPYVDDGLLEIVGFRDAWHGLALLAPKGHGTRLAQAHRIRFEFCKGAVDHTFMRIDGEPWKQPLPVDDDTVVVEISHFGQLSMLATPSKRSKSISDPASPASSHDDDDDSSNEEEYPEDSGERRKFGASDTFKIPDGIDIAHFNILSLPVQQNSLVVISNRKRAVLLSLGLIASSF, from the exons ATGGTGGGAAATAGAGGCAAGTTGAAGGATTTTTACATTCCGAATTACATACTTGTGGGCGGGGCGGTGCCGAAGATCAAATTTGCACCTGCGTGTCCGGTGATAGTGTTTGTTAATACTAGAAGTGGTGGTCAGCTTGGAGGTGAACTTGTTCTTACATATAGAGCCCTTCTCAATGAGCACCAG GTATTTGACTTGGGACAAACGGCTCCTGACAAGGTGCTTCACAAGCTCTATGTTGCTTTGGAAACACTCAAGGGCAGAGGAGATGTTTTGGCTGCTGATATCCAGAAGAGGTTAAGAATAATT GCTGCAGGTGGAGATGGTACAGCTGGCTGGCTCCTCAGTGTAGTTTCTGATCTTAAACTGCCTAACCCACCTCCAATCGCCACGATGCCATTGGGAACTGGAAATAATGTCCATTTCGCGTTTGGATGG GGAAAGAAAAATCCTGGGACAGACCGACAATCTGTGCAGTATTTCTTGAACCAAGTGAAGACagcaaaggaaatgaaaattgacAG CTGGCACATCATTATGAGAATGAGGACTCCAAAGGAAGGTTCATGTGATCCTATTGCACCTCTGGACCTACCGCATTCTTTGCATGCATTTCATCAGGTCTCCAAAACTGATACACTCAATCTG GAGGGCTTCCAGACATTTCGTGGGGGATTTTGGAACTACTTTAGCATGG GAATGGATGCTCAAATATCATATGATTTTCATGCTCAGAGAAAGTTGCACGCTGAAAAGTTTAACAACCAGTTAATTAATCAA AGTACCTACTTCAAGCTTGGATGTACTCAAGGATGGTTCTTTGCTTCTCTAATGCATCCTTCTTCAAG GAATATAGCACATCTGACAAAGATTAAGATCATGAAAAGACAAGGTCATTGGGAGGAGCTTCACATATCTCCCAG CATTAGGTCTATTGTTTGCCTCAATTTACCGAGTTTTTCTGGTGGTCTTGATCCATGGGGGAAGCCAAATAGAAAGAAACTGCGATAT CGGGATTTAACTCCTCCATATGTGGATGATGGCCTTCTTGAGATTGTTGGCTTTAGAGATGCCTGGCATGGGCTTGCGTTACTTGCTCCTAAGGGACATGGGACTCGTCTTGCACAA GCACACAGAATACGTTTTGAGTTTTGCAAGGGCGCAGTCGACCATACATTCATGAGAATTGATGGGGAACCATGGAAACAACCTCTTCCAGTTGACGATGACACGGTCGTTGTCGAAATTTCTCACTTTGGCCAATTAAGCATGCTTGCCACGCCATCGAAGCGATCCAAAAGTATATCTGACCCTGCGTCACCAGCTAGCTCCCATGATGACGATGATGATAGTAGTAATGAGGAAGAATATCCAGAAGATAGTGGAGAGAGAAGGAAGTTTGGTGCATCTGACACATTTAAAATCCCGGACGGGATTGACATTGCTCATTTCA ATATTCTCTCCTTGCCTGTTCAGCAAAACTCTCTGGTAGTTATCAGCAATAGAAAGAGAGCTGTATTGCTCAGTTTGGGATTAATAGCTTCATCTTTTTAG
- the LOC112165473 gene encoding diacylglycerol kinase 5 isoform X1, which translates to MEFPNRISGCRLRDSIHGLVSRSWEAMVGNRGKLKDFYIPNYILVGGAVPKIKFAPACPVIVFVNTRSGGQLGGELVLTYRALLNEHQVFDLGQTAPDKVLHKLYVALETLKGRGDVLAADIQKRLRIIAAGGDGTAGWLLSVVSDLKLPNPPPIATMPLGTGNNVHFAFGWGKKNPGTDRQSVQYFLNQVKTAKEMKIDSWHIIMRMRTPKEGSCDPIAPLDLPHSLHAFHQVSKTDTLNLEGFQTFRGGFWNYFSMGMDAQISYDFHAQRKLHAEKFNNQLINQSTYFKLGCTQGWFFASLMHPSSRNIAHLTKIKIMKRQGHWEELHISPSIRSIVCLNLPSFSGGLDPWGKPNRKKLRYRDLTPPYVDDGLLEIVGFRDAWHGLALLAPKGHGTRLAQAHRIRFEFCKGAVDHTFMRIDGEPWKQPLPVDDDTVVVEISHFGQLSMLATPSKRSKSISDPASPASSHDDDDDSSNEEEYPEDSGERRKFGASDTFKIPDGIDIAHFNILSLPVQQNSLVVISNRKRAVLLSLGLIASSF; encoded by the exons ATGGAGTTCCCGAATCGCATTTCCGGTTGCCGCTTGCGAGACTCTATACACGGTCTCGTTTCGAGGAG TTGGGAGGCAATGGTGGGAAATAGAGGCAAGTTGAAGGATTTTTACATTCCGAATTACATACTTGTGGGCGGGGCGGTGCCGAAGATCAAATTTGCACCTGCGTGTCCGGTGATAGTGTTTGTTAATACTAGAAGTGGTGGTCAGCTTGGAGGTGAACTTGTTCTTACATATAGAGCCCTTCTCAATGAGCACCAG GTATTTGACTTGGGACAAACGGCTCCTGACAAGGTGCTTCACAAGCTCTATGTTGCTTTGGAAACACTCAAGGGCAGAGGAGATGTTTTGGCTGCTGATATCCAGAAGAGGTTAAGAATAATT GCTGCAGGTGGAGATGGTACAGCTGGCTGGCTCCTCAGTGTAGTTTCTGATCTTAAACTGCCTAACCCACCTCCAATCGCCACGATGCCATTGGGAACTGGAAATAATGTCCATTTCGCGTTTGGATGG GGAAAGAAAAATCCTGGGACAGACCGACAATCTGTGCAGTATTTCTTGAACCAAGTGAAGACagcaaaggaaatgaaaattgacAG CTGGCACATCATTATGAGAATGAGGACTCCAAAGGAAGGTTCATGTGATCCTATTGCACCTCTGGACCTACCGCATTCTTTGCATGCATTTCATCAGGTCTCCAAAACTGATACACTCAATCTG GAGGGCTTCCAGACATTTCGTGGGGGATTTTGGAACTACTTTAGCATGG GAATGGATGCTCAAATATCATATGATTTTCATGCTCAGAGAAAGTTGCACGCTGAAAAGTTTAACAACCAGTTAATTAATCAA AGTACCTACTTCAAGCTTGGATGTACTCAAGGATGGTTCTTTGCTTCTCTAATGCATCCTTCTTCAAG GAATATAGCACATCTGACAAAGATTAAGATCATGAAAAGACAAGGTCATTGGGAGGAGCTTCACATATCTCCCAG CATTAGGTCTATTGTTTGCCTCAATTTACCGAGTTTTTCTGGTGGTCTTGATCCATGGGGGAAGCCAAATAGAAAGAAACTGCGATAT CGGGATTTAACTCCTCCATATGTGGATGATGGCCTTCTTGAGATTGTTGGCTTTAGAGATGCCTGGCATGGGCTTGCGTTACTTGCTCCTAAGGGACATGGGACTCGTCTTGCACAA GCACACAGAATACGTTTTGAGTTTTGCAAGGGCGCAGTCGACCATACATTCATGAGAATTGATGGGGAACCATGGAAACAACCTCTTCCAGTTGACGATGACACGGTCGTTGTCGAAATTTCTCACTTTGGCCAATTAAGCATGCTTGCCACGCCATCGAAGCGATCCAAAAGTATATCTGACCCTGCGTCACCAGCTAGCTCCCATGATGACGATGATGATAGTAGTAATGAGGAAGAATATCCAGAAGATAGTGGAGAGAGAAGGAAGTTTGGTGCATCTGACACATTTAAAATCCCGGACGGGATTGACATTGCTCATTTCA ATATTCTCTCCTTGCCTGTTCAGCAAAACTCTCTGGTAGTTATCAGCAATAGAAAGAGAGCTGTATTGCTCAGTTTGGGATTAATAGCTTCATCTTTTTAG
- the LOC112165473 gene encoding diacylglycerol kinase 5 isoform X4 — MEFPNRISGCRLRDSIHGLVSRSWEAMVGNRGKLKDFYIPNYILVGGAVPKIKFAPACPVIVFVNTRSGGQLGGELVLTYRALLNEHQVFDLGQTAPDKVLHKLYVALETLKGRGDVLAADIQKRLRIIAAGGDGTAGWLLSVVSDLKLPNPPPIATMPLGTGNNVHFAFGWGKKNPGTDRQSVQYFLNQVKTAKEMKIDSWHIIMRMRTPKEGSCDPIAPLDLPHSLHAFHQVSKTDTLNLEGFQTFRGGFWNYFSMGMDAQISYDFHAQRKLHAEKFNNQLINQSTYFKLGCTQGWFFASLMHPSSRNIAHLTKIKIMKRQGHWEELHISPSIRSIVCLNLPSFSGGLDPWGKPNRKKLRYRDLTPPYVDDGLLEIVGFRDAWHGLALLAPKGHGTRLAQAHRIRFEFCKGAVDHTFMRIDGEPWKQPLPVDDDTVVVEISHFGQLSMLATPSKRSKSISDPASPASSHDDDDDSSNEEEYPEDSGERRKFGASDTFKIPDGIDIAHFS, encoded by the exons ATGGAGTTCCCGAATCGCATTTCCGGTTGCCGCTTGCGAGACTCTATACACGGTCTCGTTTCGAGGAG TTGGGAGGCAATGGTGGGAAATAGAGGCAAGTTGAAGGATTTTTACATTCCGAATTACATACTTGTGGGCGGGGCGGTGCCGAAGATCAAATTTGCACCTGCGTGTCCGGTGATAGTGTTTGTTAATACTAGAAGTGGTGGTCAGCTTGGAGGTGAACTTGTTCTTACATATAGAGCCCTTCTCAATGAGCACCAG GTATTTGACTTGGGACAAACGGCTCCTGACAAGGTGCTTCACAAGCTCTATGTTGCTTTGGAAACACTCAAGGGCAGAGGAGATGTTTTGGCTGCTGATATCCAGAAGAGGTTAAGAATAATT GCTGCAGGTGGAGATGGTACAGCTGGCTGGCTCCTCAGTGTAGTTTCTGATCTTAAACTGCCTAACCCACCTCCAATCGCCACGATGCCATTGGGAACTGGAAATAATGTCCATTTCGCGTTTGGATGG GGAAAGAAAAATCCTGGGACAGACCGACAATCTGTGCAGTATTTCTTGAACCAAGTGAAGACagcaaaggaaatgaaaattgacAG CTGGCACATCATTATGAGAATGAGGACTCCAAAGGAAGGTTCATGTGATCCTATTGCACCTCTGGACCTACCGCATTCTTTGCATGCATTTCATCAGGTCTCCAAAACTGATACACTCAATCTG GAGGGCTTCCAGACATTTCGTGGGGGATTTTGGAACTACTTTAGCATGG GAATGGATGCTCAAATATCATATGATTTTCATGCTCAGAGAAAGTTGCACGCTGAAAAGTTTAACAACCAGTTAATTAATCAA AGTACCTACTTCAAGCTTGGATGTACTCAAGGATGGTTCTTTGCTTCTCTAATGCATCCTTCTTCAAG GAATATAGCACATCTGACAAAGATTAAGATCATGAAAAGACAAGGTCATTGGGAGGAGCTTCACATATCTCCCAG CATTAGGTCTATTGTTTGCCTCAATTTACCGAGTTTTTCTGGTGGTCTTGATCCATGGGGGAAGCCAAATAGAAAGAAACTGCGATAT CGGGATTTAACTCCTCCATATGTGGATGATGGCCTTCTTGAGATTGTTGGCTTTAGAGATGCCTGGCATGGGCTTGCGTTACTTGCTCCTAAGGGACATGGGACTCGTCTTGCACAA GCACACAGAATACGTTTTGAGTTTTGCAAGGGCGCAGTCGACCATACATTCATGAGAATTGATGGGGAACCATGGAAACAACCTCTTCCAGTTGACGATGACACGGTCGTTGTCGAAATTTCTCACTTTGGCCAATTAAGCATGCTTGCCACGCCATCGAAGCGATCCAAAAGTATATCTGACCCTGCGTCACCAGCTAGCTCCCATGATGACGATGATGATAGTAGTAATGAGGAAGAATATCCAGAAGATAGTGGAGAGAGAAGGAAGTTTGGTGCATCTGACACATTTAAAATCCCGGACGGGATTGACATTGCTCATTTCAGTTGA
- the LOC112165473 gene encoding diacylglycerol kinase 5 isoform X2: MEFPNRISGCRLRDSIHGLVSRSWEAMVGNRGKLKDFYIPNYILVGGAVPKIKFAPACPVIVFVNTRSGGQLGGELVLTYRALLNEHQVFDLGQTAPDKVLHKLYVALETLKGRGDVLAADIQKRLRIIAAGGDGTAGWLLSVVSDLKLPNPPPIATMPLGTGNNVHFAFGWGKKNPGTDRQSVQYFLNQVKTAKEMKIDSWHIIMRMRTPKEGSCDPIAPLDLPHSLHAFHQEGFQTFRGGFWNYFSMGMDAQISYDFHAQRKLHAEKFNNQLINQSTYFKLGCTQGWFFASLMHPSSRNIAHLTKIKIMKRQGHWEELHISPSIRSIVCLNLPSFSGGLDPWGKPNRKKLRYRDLTPPYVDDGLLEIVGFRDAWHGLALLAPKGHGTRLAQAHRIRFEFCKGAVDHTFMRIDGEPWKQPLPVDDDTVVVEISHFGQLSMLATPSKRSKSISDPASPASSHDDDDDSSNEEEYPEDSGERRKFGASDTFKIPDGIDIAHFNILSLPVQQNSLVVISNRKRAVLLSLGLIASSF; this comes from the exons ATGGAGTTCCCGAATCGCATTTCCGGTTGCCGCTTGCGAGACTCTATACACGGTCTCGTTTCGAGGAG TTGGGAGGCAATGGTGGGAAATAGAGGCAAGTTGAAGGATTTTTACATTCCGAATTACATACTTGTGGGCGGGGCGGTGCCGAAGATCAAATTTGCACCTGCGTGTCCGGTGATAGTGTTTGTTAATACTAGAAGTGGTGGTCAGCTTGGAGGTGAACTTGTTCTTACATATAGAGCCCTTCTCAATGAGCACCAG GTATTTGACTTGGGACAAACGGCTCCTGACAAGGTGCTTCACAAGCTCTATGTTGCTTTGGAAACACTCAAGGGCAGAGGAGATGTTTTGGCTGCTGATATCCAGAAGAGGTTAAGAATAATT GCTGCAGGTGGAGATGGTACAGCTGGCTGGCTCCTCAGTGTAGTTTCTGATCTTAAACTGCCTAACCCACCTCCAATCGCCACGATGCCATTGGGAACTGGAAATAATGTCCATTTCGCGTTTGGATGG GGAAAGAAAAATCCTGGGACAGACCGACAATCTGTGCAGTATTTCTTGAACCAAGTGAAGACagcaaaggaaatgaaaattgacAG CTGGCACATCATTATGAGAATGAGGACTCCAAAGGAAGGTTCATGTGATCCTATTGCACCTCTGGACCTACCGCATTCTTTGCATGCATTTCATCAG GAGGGCTTCCAGACATTTCGTGGGGGATTTTGGAACTACTTTAGCATGG GAATGGATGCTCAAATATCATATGATTTTCATGCTCAGAGAAAGTTGCACGCTGAAAAGTTTAACAACCAGTTAATTAATCAA AGTACCTACTTCAAGCTTGGATGTACTCAAGGATGGTTCTTTGCTTCTCTAATGCATCCTTCTTCAAG GAATATAGCACATCTGACAAAGATTAAGATCATGAAAAGACAAGGTCATTGGGAGGAGCTTCACATATCTCCCAG CATTAGGTCTATTGTTTGCCTCAATTTACCGAGTTTTTCTGGTGGTCTTGATCCATGGGGGAAGCCAAATAGAAAGAAACTGCGATAT CGGGATTTAACTCCTCCATATGTGGATGATGGCCTTCTTGAGATTGTTGGCTTTAGAGATGCCTGGCATGGGCTTGCGTTACTTGCTCCTAAGGGACATGGGACTCGTCTTGCACAA GCACACAGAATACGTTTTGAGTTTTGCAAGGGCGCAGTCGACCATACATTCATGAGAATTGATGGGGAACCATGGAAACAACCTCTTCCAGTTGACGATGACACGGTCGTTGTCGAAATTTCTCACTTTGGCCAATTAAGCATGCTTGCCACGCCATCGAAGCGATCCAAAAGTATATCTGACCCTGCGTCACCAGCTAGCTCCCATGATGACGATGATGATAGTAGTAATGAGGAAGAATATCCAGAAGATAGTGGAGAGAGAAGGAAGTTTGGTGCATCTGACACATTTAAAATCCCGGACGGGATTGACATTGCTCATTTCA ATATTCTCTCCTTGCCTGTTCAGCAAAACTCTCTGGTAGTTATCAGCAATAGAAAGAGAGCTGTATTGCTCAGTTTGGGATTAATAGCTTCATCTTTTTAG
- the LOC112166188 gene encoding uncharacterized protein LOC112166188 produces the protein MSAGAACRAWIVATSIGAVEALKDQGVCRWNGVLRSLHQHAKTNIRSYSQAMKLSATSSAAISNQIKRSKEEKLRKVMELNCWGPNTVRF, from the coding sequence atGAGTGCTGGAGCAGCTTGCAGGGCTTGGATTGTGGCAACAAGTATTGGAGCAGTTGAGGCTCTGAAAGACCAAGGAGTTTGCAGATGGAATGGTGTTCTGAGGTCACTGCATCAACATGCCAAGACCAACATCAGATCATATTCCCAGGCCATGAAACTCTCTGCCACTTCTTCTGCAGCCATTTCTAATCAGATCAAGAGGTCAAAAGAGGAGAAGCTCAGAAAAGTCATGGAATTGAACTGCTGGGGTCCTAATACTGTTAGATTTTAG